The following is a genomic window from Pelobacter seleniigenes DSM 18267.
GGTCGTATCGAAGCCGGTTTTGATCTGGTGACTGATGGAACCGGTATTGATCGTTGCAAAGGCGTAAGAAAGTTTGAGGCTTTGTTCCCTTTGGCCTGATTCGATGTCGCCGAGGCCTCCTTCGCGGCCACCCTCCCAGTCGATGCTCTCAGTTTGGGTACTCCAAAAATATCTGTTTTGCGGTGAGGTTCGTGATAGTTGATGATCGGAATGGCCAATGTTCAAGAGCAATGTGCCGCTGCTGAAATCCTTTTCATATTCCAATCCGAGCAGATAATTATTTGTTTCTAGCGTATATTCGCTGTCTTTCAGTTCGCCCAGAAAATAATCCGCGCTGGTCGGTGAATACAACCCGGTCAGGGTCAGGTGACTGTTGTCGGGAAGGTAATGATCTGCTTTAACCAGGAAATTTTCTCTTTTCCGTGACGTAACAATGGTTTTCCCCAGGTTGGATAAAGGAATCTTTGAATAAATCTGCTGGTAGCTTGAGAGTATCCCGGTATCATTGTTCAGTGGCGTGTTCAGGACCAGGCCAAAGTCCTGCTTGGAAAATTTTGGTTGATAGCGACCGTTATCCGAATGGTAGAATTTATCTTTGTCCAGTGGGTGAATATGGAAATTTGTCCACCGGTCATTGGTGGTTCGATAGCTGATTTGGCCCCAAGAATCAGGTGTGGGGTCAAGGGTTCGAGAATTGACCTGTCCACCGGTAAACCCACCGAATTCAGCTGGAATATTGCTGTTATAGACGGTGACCTGTTCGATAAGCCGGGGGCTGAGAAATTGCATTTGAGGATGGCCGGGCAGTTTGTTGGCATCGGCCATGGCGTCACTGGCCGGATCCAGCGCGCTGTTGTTGTCGATGCCATCGATCGTATAATTATTTTCGTAATAGCGGCTGCCGGAGATAGACACCGGAGGTGGAAAAATTTCACCGCCGGCATAGGATGAATTAACGTCTTCGCTGTACTGAATGCCCGGGACAATGCCGATCAATTCATTGATACTGCCGTTACGCTGCGGCAGGCGTTCGATCAGTTCCTTGTCCAGGATTACCGTTCCGGTCGTCGGAGCCACGCGCTCGGCTTCAACCACAACCTGTGGCATAACGGTGAGTAAATCAGCTTGATTGTTCGATGGTTGTTGATTTGCAGCGAGGGTATTTTGTGATAATAGAAGCACGCCCAGCAGAATGTTGCTGAGGCAAAGAGGCAACGGGCATCTCAAAAATCGCAATCTCATTTGTTGATTAACATGGCATTTAATGATTGAATTTCATCAATTTTGACATTGGAAATAAAGTATCAGCAAAGTTACAAGACAGGCAAGATTTAATTTGTTTGGTTCTGAACTGTTGAATATGCTTGAATAGCCGCTATGGATTTAGCTGGAATTAGACATTTCATTATTTTTATCCTGATTTCGGTGGGGCTGCATTGCAGCGGCCTGTTGCTCAACAGGACTTTTGAGTCACAGCAATTACTGACCCAACAGATTGGCGTGATTCTGTTAAGTGGAACCCGGGAGGGGTTTTACCCGGCTCCGGAAATAAAAGCGCAGGCAGCGTCGGCGAGGCAGAACCCCTTGCCAGCGGTCAGCAAAAAAGACCTGGTCGCGGCAGCCGGCTCGGTAAAAAAACCTCAAAAAAGTTCTCCGCGTGAGGATATGATCACTGCGGCTGTCAAGCCCGCTTTACCGACCGAGGTTGCCCGACCGCTCATGACGCCAGCGCAAAGGTCGCGACCTGAACCTGTTGCGGCACCGATTCAAAACTCCGCCAAGTCGGTTGGCGTGACCAGCGCGGCAGAGGTTACCAAGGTCGTATCCCTGGTTCCGTCCCTAGTTGACAGGGCGGGCAAGACTGACGCAAAACAGTCTGCTGAAGCGCTTTCCCCTGCGGGGGCTACCTTGCGGCAAGAGACCAGGGCAAATGGTTTCGGTGGAAACCAGGCCCTTGCTCAGCTGGCGGTTCCTCTTTATGCCGGCAATCCCAAGCCTGAATACCCTAAAATAGCCCGCTTGAGAGGGTGGGAGGGGACGGTTCGCCTTGATGTCGTAGTCCGCAAAGACGGGCGGGTAGGGAAGGTGGAATTGGCTGATTCGAGCGGGTTTAGAGCTCTTGATCAAGTTGCTCTGAAAACCGTTTACCGCTGGCGGTTCAAGCCCGCAATGAGTTCGGGCGCACCGGTTGAAAGTATGGTGCAGGTTCCGGTGCGATTTGTGCTCAATGCCCAACCCTGATTGCATTGAGGTCTGGGCCGATAGTTTTGCTTCGGCAAAGAATTTGTTCGGGGCGAGCCATTTGAAATGTTAAAGGAATTCGGTATGAATGAGACGACAAGAATAAAAAGTACTTTGCAGGTCATCGAAAGCAGCACTGAAGCGCTTCGATCGTTTGCCGGCAGGACTGAAATTGATCTTGACGAAATTACTGATGCCTATGCCGCTGCGAAACGTCTTGAACAGGCCTGCGCTGAAGTCAAAACCGGTTCATTTCGAGTGATCGGTGAACGCATCAGGGCGTTATTGCGGCATCATATCGAGAGCAGCGGTTATCCCACCAACCTCGAGCGGGAAGTTATTGCCTTGGCTGCCGACTGGCTTGGGCAACTGGCGGTCCTGTGCCGGGAAAACCTGCCGGAGCCGAAAGCTCTGGTTGGGGAGTTGCTCTATACTTTTGACCTTGTTGAAAGTTCTCATGATGCCACTGACCTCGAGCGTTTGTACGCAGCCGGGCGCGCGGCGCAAAACCATGATCCTTTTCAGGATGATCCTGAGTTCAGCTGTGCTGGCACCAGAGCGCATGTGGTAAAGGATATTTTTGCCGATGATCCTGGCTTCGGGATTGAATTTGACTTATTGCAACGCACCATGAACGGGGTGCCGCTTCAGACCTTGTCGGTTGCTGACCCCTTTGCCGAGGACCCGATGCTGGAAGGGAGTGCTGCAGAGCGGCAAATCATGCTTGAGAAAGAGCTGACAAAAAAATTGCCGATTGATATTTTTTCCGAAGATCCGGCACCTGAAATTGACTAAACAGGGTGCCTCGGAATGCCGCCGATTCGGTCCAGATTGCTCACCCTTGAGGGGTTTGTCTTTCGACCGGACTAATTTAGAAAAAAACGGATAAATTTTATTTGCAAATCTCGCAAGCGCATGCTAGAAACGCAGCCTACTTCGGCTGGAAGCTTTTTGTCAAAAAGACGTCTATGCGCCAGTAGCTCAGTTGGATAGAGCAACGGACTTCTAATCCGTAGGCCGAGGGTTCGAATCCTTCCTGGCGCGCCATTTTTTGAATTGACAAGGCGTTTTTGTTTCCGTAACATGGCCGGGTTTTTCTGGTGGGTGTAGCTCAGTTGGTAGAGCACTGGATTGTGGCTCCAGATGTCGAGGGTTCAAGCCCCTTCACTCACCCCATTTAAAATGTACTATGCTCACCTTCCACGCTCAGTTAGCCCGTCAGACCGGGTGGGTATGGGGGGTGAGCATTGTTGCTTGTGGGTCATTTGCGAGAGTGGCGGAATTGGTAGACGCGCTGGTCTTAGGAACCAGTGTCTTTCGACGTGGGGGTTCGAGTCCCCCCTCTCGCACCACCTGAAGAGGCGCAGCACCCATTGGGGTTGTGTCACCAACGCAATCATTTAACCGCAGTTGTTCGATGCTTCCATCGTCAAAAATAGAAATAGGAAGGAAAAATAATGAATGTCAGGGTTGAAGAGCTGAGCTCAATTAAGAAAAAGCTGTTTATCGAAGTTCCGGAAGAGGTTGTTGCGACCGAACTGAACAATGCCTATAAGAAACTTGCCAAGACCGCAAATATCAAAGGGTTTCGTAAGGGCAAGGTGCCAAGGGCAATTCTTGAGCAGCACTATGGGCCAAAGGCTCAGTATGACGCAGTCGGCTCCCTGATAAACAACAGTCTTTATAAAGCGCTGGTTGAAAACAAGATAGAGGCGGTCTCCCAGCCGCAAGTTGTCGAATCCGGACTGATCGAGAAAGGCCAGCCTTTCAGTTACGAGGCTGAAGTTGAAGTTCGCCCTGATGTGGTTGCTAAAGACTATAAGGGGCTTGAGCTGGAAAAAGAGAAATTTTCTTTCGATGAGTCGGTCGTCGATGAGCAACTGCAACGGATGGCTGATTCCCGGGTGCAACTGGAAGTCTCCAGCCGGAAAAAAGCCCGTGAGGGAGATACGGTCATTATCGATTTTGAAGGCTTCATCGATGGGACTGCCTTCGCCAACGGGGCTGCCAAAGACTATCAGCTGGAGTTGGGTTCCAATAGCTTTATCCCCGGCTTCGAAGACCAGGTGGTCGGGATGAAGCGGGAACAGGAAAAAGATATCGAGGTCACATTCCCGGAGAGCTACGGGGCAAAAGATCTTGCTGGAAAACCAGCCGTTTTCAAGGTTGTACTGAAAGAGATCAAGGAAAAGATTGTTCCTAAAATCGATGATGATTTTGCCAAAGAGCTTGATGCGGAAAACCTTGCTGAGCTGAAAGAGCGCATTAAAAGCGACTCCATTGCACAGGAAAAACGCAGAATTGAGGGGCAACTGCAGGAAGATTTTATTACTGCCCTGATCGACAAGAACTCCTT
Proteins encoded in this region:
- a CDS encoding energy transducer TonB translates to MDLAGIRHFIIFILISVGLHCSGLLLNRTFESQQLLTQQIGVILLSGTREGFYPAPEIKAQAASARQNPLPAVSKKDLVAAAGSVKKPQKSSPREDMITAAVKPALPTEVARPLMTPAQRSRPEPVAAPIQNSAKSVGVTSAAEVTKVVSLVPSLVDRAGKTDAKQSAEALSPAGATLRQETRANGFGGNQALAQLAVPLYAGNPKPEYPKIARLRGWEGTVRLDVVVRKDGRVGKVELADSSGFRALDQVALKTVYRWRFKPAMSSGAPVESMVQVPVRFVLNAQP
- the tig gene encoding trigger factor yields the protein MNVRVEELSSIKKKLFIEVPEEVVATELNNAYKKLAKTANIKGFRKGKVPRAILEQHYGPKAQYDAVGSLINNSLYKALVENKIEAVSQPQVVESGLIEKGQPFSYEAEVEVRPDVVAKDYKGLELEKEKFSFDESVVDEQLQRMADSRVQLEVSSRKKAREGDTVIIDFEGFIDGTAFANGAAKDYQLELGSNSFIPGFEDQVVGMKREQEKDIEVTFPESYGAKDLAGKPAVFKVVLKEIKEKIVPKIDDDFAKELDAENLAELKERIKSDSIAQEKRRIEGQLQEDFITALIDKNSFDVPEGMISNQLMYMKDDFSQRLRAQGMTLEMLGMNDETFAQSYRETAIKQIKAELLLDAIAKQEELKVEDEDLTKKMQEFADESNTPLEQIQKYFENEQAKAGLRSQLMRENVSAFVLGEAKITEVEPKQPEAESNEADNTEEEES